In Polaribacter sp. Hel_I_88, the following proteins share a genomic window:
- a CDS encoding type I restriction endonuclease: MELFNQLKGLADKVEQLKDRIETEESTKHAFTLPFINILGYDAFNPTEVVPEFTADLGLKKGEKVDYAIFQNGAPILIIECKNWKQDLNVHNSQLFRYFHVSKTRFALLTNGIIYRFYTDLEETNKMDEKPFLEFDITNLKESTVKEIEKFHKSKFDVSKIVDNASNLKYTREIKTLIDNELQSPSQEFVRLFANKAYNGRLTSNVMDEFTEIVSKAFTQIISEKVSDRLNSALNKEVEKQKVEEVEEEPKSKVETTEEELEAFAIVVAILRRKLSKERIVSRDTQSYFGILLDDNNRKPLCRLHLNGGNKYISIFDDNKKEIKEPINSIDEIYNFEKQLLKTVENYNAE; encoded by the coding sequence ATGGAATTATTTAACCAACTAAAAGGACTCGCAGACAAAGTAGAACAGCTGAAAGACCGAATTGAAACAGAAGAAAGTACAAAACACGCTTTCACTTTACCGTTCATAAATATTTTAGGTTATGACGCATTTAATCCGACAGAAGTTGTGCCTGAATTTACTGCCGATTTAGGATTAAAAAAAGGAGAAAAAGTTGATTATGCGATTTTTCAAAATGGTGCACCGATTTTAATTATTGAGTGTAAAAATTGGAAACAGGATTTAAATGTTCATAATTCTCAACTATTTAGATATTTTCACGTTTCAAAGACAAGATTTGCTCTTTTAACAAACGGAATTATTTATAGATTCTACACAGATTTAGAAGAAACCAATAAAATGGATGAAAAACCATTTTTGGAATTTGATATTACAAATCTAAAAGAAAGTACAGTTAAGGAAATTGAGAAATTTCATAAGTCAAAATTTGATGTTTCCAAAATAGTTGATAATGCAAGTAATTTAAAATATACAAGAGAAATCAAAACTTTGATTGACAATGAACTTCAGTCACCTTCTCAAGAATTTGTTCGACTATTTGCAAACAAAGCATATAACGGAAGACTTACTTCAAATGTAATGGACGAATTTACAGAAATTGTAAGTAAAGCTTTTACACAAATAATTAGCGAAAAAGTAAGCGACAGACTAAATTCTGCCTTAAATAAAGAAGTGGAAAAACAGAAAGTGGAAGAAGTTGAGGAAGAACCTAAAAGCAAAGTAGAAACTACAGAAGAAGAATTGGAAGCATTTGCAATTGTAGTTGCAATTTTGAGAAGAAAATTATCGAAAGAAAGAATTGTTTCGAGAGACACTCAATCCTATTTCGGAATTTTATTAGACGATAATAATAGAAAGCCACTTTGCAGACTTCATTTAAACGGAGGAAATAAATACATTAGCATTTTTGACGACAATAAAAAGGAAATTAAAGAACCTATAAATTCAATTGACGAGATTTATAACTTTGAAAAACAATTACTGAAAACAGTCGAAAATTATAATGCAGAATAA